Part of the Catenulispora sp. EB89 genome, GCCTGCGGCGCGCGGCGGGCCACGCGCTGCACGAAGGCGCGGAAGTCCTCGGCGCCGTCGGCGTCGCGGGTGCCGTGGCCGACGATCAGGAGCGCGGTCATGATGCGTTGCCTTCTTTCACCAGGTCCTGGTATATCAGAGCATTGAGCGCGGCGGCGGCGACGGCCGAACCGCCCTTGCCGGAGACGTTCGACACGGCCGGCAGCCCGGAGTCCCGCAGCGCGGCCTTGGACTCCGCCGCACCGACGAAGCCCACGGGCAGCCCGATGACCAGCGCGGGCCGGGCCTGCTCGGCGATCGCGACGAGCTCGAACAGCGCGGTCGGCGCACAGCCGATCACGTAGACGGCGCCGGGGCCGGCCTGCTCGGCGGCGATGCGCAGCGCGGCGGCGGAGCGCGTGATGCCCTCGGCGGCGGCCAGGCCCGGAGCGTCGGGGTGCTTGATGGCGCACAGGGCGTCGCGGCGCGTGATCCCGGCAGCGACCATCTCGACGTCGGCGACGATCGGGGCGCCGGCGCCCAGCGCGGCGGCGGCGCGGGCCAGCGCGGCCTCGTCGGCGACCAGGTCGGTGCCGTAGTCGAAGTCGGCGCTGGCGTGGATGACGCGTTCGACGACCGCTCGGGTGTAGGGCGGGAGGGCGGAGGTGTCGAAGTGCGTACGCAGGATGCGGTAGGACTCGGCCTCGATGGGGTGGACGGTGCGGGCGGTCATGGCGTGTGCTCCGGCTCGATGAGGACGATGGCGTCGACTGGGCATACCTCGACACATTCACCGCAGCCGGTACAGCGGTCGGGATGCACGACGAGGGTTCCGGCGCGGGGGCGGATGGCGTGCTCCGGACACGTAAGCAGGCAGGCGCCGCACCCCTGGCACGCACGCACCTCGGCGATCAGGACACTCATTCGCCGCTCCAGGTGTAGCCGCGCGGCGTGACCATGCGGCCGGCCGCGACGCGGGTGTGGGAGCTGCCGACCAGCACGATCGTGTACATGTCGACGTCGGCGGGATCGAACTCGCTCAGGGTACTGATCCGCGCCCTCTGCCCCGGCCGCGAGGCGTCCCGCACACAGCCGACAGGCGTGGTCCCCGGCCGGTGCTGCCGCAGGATGTCGAGGGCATGGCCGAGCTGCCAGTCCCGGCCCTTGCTGCGCGGGTTGTAGAAGACGGTGACGAAGTCCCCCTCCGCCGCGGCGGTGACGCGCCGCACGATAGCGGGCCACGGCGTGTGCAGATCGGAGAGCGAGATGACGGCATGGTCGTGCCCGAGCGGCGCCCCGAGGACGTTGGCCGCCGCGAGCGAGGCGGTGATGCCGGGGACGCCGACGACGTCGACGTCATCGAGGTCGCCGAAGAGGTCGAGCGCCGGACTGGCCATGGCATAGAGCCCGGAGTCGCCGGAGCCGATCAGCGCCACGGCCCGGCCTTCGCGCGCGGTCTGCACGGCATCGCGGGCGCGCGCCTCCTCGCTTCCGAGGCCGGTGGCGCGGACTTCGGTGCCCGGGCGAAGGAGGTCGCGGATCTGGTCGAGGTACTGGTCGAGGCCGACGACGACGGAGGCGCGCCGCAACTCGGCGACGGCGCGGGGCGGGAGGAGGTCGCGCGCGCCGGGGCCGAGGCCGATGAGGGCGAGGCGGCCTCGGGGGGCGAGGCGGGCGATGGCGGCGGTGGCCATGGGGGCCGGGGCAGCACCGGTGGTGGCAGCGGATTCGGGCGAAGCCGGCGCGTGGTCGGCGGCCGGTACGACAGATGGCCGGCCCGCGGCCTGAGCGTCGCCGGTGGCGGCCAGTGCGGTGGCGGGCTGGCGTGACAACGAGGCAGAAACCTGCGCCGAGAGCGGCGCGGCACCGGCGGTGGGCAGCACTCCGGCGGCCGGTGCGGCAACAGGCTGGGCTGGCTCCGGAGCGGGAGCTTGGGCGGAAGCTGGCGCGCAGTCGGCGGCGGGCGGTGGAGCCGGCACACTCTTGGTCTTCGGCACAAGCAGGTCGGCGAGGGGGCGGTTCGGGCCGTCGTAGCGGGCGGCAGCTTCGGCGACGGAGGGGGTGCCGACTTCGGCGAGTACTACGGCGCTCGGATTGGGGACCTCGATCTTTGCCAGTTCGGCGGCCGGGTGGAAGACGACCTGCCAGCCACGGCGGCGGGCCGCTTCGAGGATGC contains:
- a CDS encoding precorrin-8X methylmutase is translated as MTARTVHPIEAESYRILRTHFDTSALPPYTRAVVERVIHASADFDYGTDLVADEAALARAAAALGAGAPIVADVEMVAAGITRRDALCAIKHPDAPGLAAAEGITRSAAALRIAAEQAGPGAVYVIGCAPTALFELVAIAEQARPALVIGLPVGFVGAAESKAALRDSGLPAVSNVSGKGGSAVAAAALNALIYQDLVKEGNAS
- the cobJ gene encoding precorrin-3B C(17)-methyltransferase, which produces MSHDTPSPRTPIGVVAATAAGRRAAEALAAAWPTEVHVYGGASELRTAFEACDAVVAFLAVGAAVRTLAPALGHKSTDAAVVCVDESLRHAVAVLGGHHGANELAERVSTVLGCTPVITTASDASGAQALDSYGADLGFTVENPALLAPVGAALLSGAPVALIGTDNWPLPSLHINGEGDPEATLSVSDAAEVDGLVYRPPSLVVGVGASRGVTADEVLDAVDRALAAGGLSAASVARLASVDAKSDEPGILEAARRRGWQVVFHPAAELAKIEVPNPSAVVLAEVGTPSVAEAAARYDGPNRPLADLLVPKTKSVPAPPPAADCAPASAQAPAPEPAQPVAAPAAGVLPTAGAAPLSAQVSASLSRQPATALAATGDAQAAGRPSVVPAADHAPASPESAATTGAAPAPMATAAIARLAPRGRLALIGLGPGARDLLPPRAVAELRRASVVVGLDQYLDQIRDLLRPGTEVRATGLGSEEARARDAVQTAREGRAVALIGSGDSGLYAMASPALDLFGDLDDVDVVGVPGITASLAAANVLGAPLGHDHAVISLSDLHTPWPAIVRRVTAAAEGDFVTVFYNPRSKGRDWQLGHALDILRQHRPGTTPVGCVRDASRPGQRARISTLSEFDPADVDMYTIVLVGSSHTRVAAGRMVTPRGYTWSGE
- a CDS encoding indolepyruvate ferredoxin oxidoreductase subunit alpha, yielding MSVLIAEVRACQGCGACLLTCPEHAIRPRAGTLVVHPDRCTGCGECVEVCPVDAIVLIEPEHTP